A genomic window from Chloroflexota bacterium includes:
- a CDS encoding restriction endonuclease yields MDYETFCKILNKHILETEKLDLLRKIAEDEFLHNSELFTLKQRTSLEIINQAKVLQHLLQSHEIRMGDALEEIIEEILRSLGFKILSKSIVNESGETLSLDQYFTDGKVYFFIEQKVRDDHDSAKKRGQVSNFETKLEILHKKHGSALFGFMYFIDPDLSKNKNYYLQELERLKKFYGVKIRLFYGKELFEYLEHPEIWDDILSWLKQWKDSLPELPEINFDTTPKESFEEIKGLELRSWRKILHNDKLWDEGIIKTVFREGSTLKLLISYFKTQHGTPYRELATGLIERLGEYYDDKNK; encoded by the coding sequence ATGGATTACGAAACGTTTTGCAAAATTTTAAATAAACATATATTAGAGACAGAAAAGTTAGATTTGTTAAGAAAAATTGCTGAAGACGAATTTTTGCATAATTCAGAATTATTTACTTTAAAACAAAGAACATCTTTGGAGATTATAAATCAGGCAAAAGTCTTACAACACCTTCTACAATCCCATGAAATCCGCATGGGTGATGCTCTTGAGGAAATTATAGAAGAAATACTGAGGTCTCTCGGTTTTAAAATTTTGTCTAAAAGCATTGTAAATGAAAGTGGCGAAACGTTATCATTGGACCAGTATTTTACAGATGGGAAAGTATATTTTTTCATTGAGCAAAAGGTGAGAGATGACCACGACTCTGCAAAAAAGCGAGGGCAAGTCTCTAATTTTGAGACGAAACTTGAGATTTTGCATAAAAAGCATGGTTCAGCCCTATTCGGATTTATGTACTTCATTGACCCTGACCTTTCTAAAAACAAAAATTATTATCTTCAAGAACTTGAGAGACTTAAAAAATTCTATGGCGTTAAAATCCGTCTTTTCTATGGCAAAGAATTATTTGAATATTTAGAGCATCCTGAAATATGGGATGATATTCTTTCATGGCTAAAACAATGGAAAGACAGTTTACCAGAATTGCCAGAAATTAATTTCGACACGACACCGAAAGAAAGCTTTGAAGAAATCAAGGGTTTGGAATTAAGAAGTTGGAGAAAAATTTTGCACAATGATAAATTATGGGATGAAGGAATTATAAAAACAGTATTCCGAGAGGGTTCTACTTTAAAACTTTTGATTTCATATTTTAAGACACAACATGGCACTCCTTACAGAGAATTAGCGACTGGCTTAATTGAAAGACTGGGAGAATATTATGACGATAAAAACAAATAA
- a CDS encoding site-specific DNA-methyltransferase, which produces MGLVVEDKDDKQKYILEEIKNKVILGDTFKVLKKIDDEVFDLVFIDPPYFLQLPNKELRRWTVKAVVEGVNDEWDKFSSFQEYDYFIQRLLMEVKRVMKPTATIWVIATYHSIFRIGKIMQDLGYWILNDVIWVKTNPMPNWLGVRFTNATENLIWAVKDKHVKGHTFNKEFAKKVSIGKVGANVWVFPLCWGNERLKDENGKKLHSTQKPVELLKRVILTSTKEGDYYDN; this is translated from the coding sequence ATGGGTTTAGTGGTGGAAGATAAAGATGATAAACAGAAATACATACTTGAGGAAATTAAGAATAAAGTTATTTTAGGTGATACATTCAAAGTACTTAAGAAAATAGATGACGAAGTTTTTGATTTGGTTTTTATTGACCCGCCTTATTTTTTACAATTACCAAACAAAGAATTAAGGCGGTGGACAGTAAAAGCTGTAGTTGAAGGAGTAAATGACGAATGGGATAAATTTTCTTCATTTCAAGAATACGATTATTTTATCCAAAGGCTCCTTATGGAAGTAAAAAGAGTAATGAAGCCTACCGCTACGATCTGGGTTATTGCAACGTATCACAGCATTTTCAGAATTGGAAAAATTATGCAGGATTTAGGCTACTGGATACTTAACGATGTTATATGGGTAAAGACTAATCCCATGCCTAACTGGTTAGGTGTAAGATTTACAAATGCTACTGAAAACCTAATCTGGGCTGTAAAAGATAAACATGTTAAAGGACATACTTTCAATAAAGAATTTGCAAAAAAAGTTAGTATTGGTAAGGTAGGTGCTAATGTCTGGGTATTCCCTCTTTGTTGGGGAAATGAAAGGCTTAAAGACGAAAATGGTAAAAAATTACACTCTACGCAAAAGCCTGTAGAGCTTCTCAAAAGAGTTATTTTGACATCCACGAAAGAAGGAGATTACTATGACAACTAA
- a CDS encoding tetratricopeptide repeat protein, translated as MSENWYGKPRVPQSTSEELEQLLLSKLKRCQDEYCRTLWDLAWLCSHKGRQERACKYIRKLLAVADDLELTAACYLALGQFMEQTRDYDAACTYYAQAYALEPVDPHIAYFVHNNLGYCLNRLGRHEEAESYLRMAIQIDPSRQNAYKNLGISLESQQRFAEAAECYLQGIQADASDSRALWLLEELVSDHPEIAQCIPDLFLQLERCRAAVQAARFGSLTETNP; from the coding sequence ATGTCAGAGAATTGGTATGGAAAACCTAGAGTGCCCCAATCTACCAGCGAAGAGTTGGAGCAGCTTCTCCTGAGCAAACTCAAGCGTTGCCAGGATGAATACTGCAGAACCCTCTGGGACCTGGCATGGCTCTGCAGCCACAAGGGACGCCAAGAACGGGCCTGCAAATACATCAGGAAACTCCTGGCCGTTGCGGATGACCTGGAACTGACGGCAGCATGTTACCTGGCCCTTGGCCAGTTCATGGAGCAGACCCGCGACTATGACGCAGCCTGCACCTATTATGCCCAGGCCTATGCCCTGGAACCAGTTGACCCGCACATTGCATATTTTGTCCACAACAACCTGGGATACTGTCTAAACCGATTGGGACGACACGAAGAAGCAGAATCTTACTTGCGCATGGCAATCCAGATTGACCCCAGCCGACAAAATGCCTACAAGAACCTGGGCATTTCCTTGGAAAGTCAGCAACGTTTCGCCGAAGCAGCCGAGTGCTATCTGCAAGGGATTCAGGCCGATGCTTCGGATTCCCGTGCCCTGTGGCTTTTGGAGGAACTCGTCAGCGACCACCCGGAGATTGCCCAGTGCATCCCAGACCTGTTCCTTCAGTTGGAGCGTTGTCGCGCCGCTGTCCAAGCTGCCCGATTCGGCAGTCTGACGGAGACAAATCCGTAG